CCACAATCGTGAAAACTGCAATCGCAAAACATCGCTTGCAAAACTGGTAATCTCTCGTATAAATCCTATATCATACATCTCATAAGCCTGCTCAACATCTACCAGTGCCTGAAATGCAAATTTCTTAGTCACAAAATCGTAATCTGGAAATTTTAATTGCAGAACTTCTTTAAAATGATAGGCCCAGATATCTATAACGGGTTCGGTAAGAAAATCTTCCTGATACCCCAAACTTTCTGATGCCGGAAACCTTCCTTCTGTATCCTTAACGTGTGGTAAAAATTCTTCATACCTGCTTAACAGTACAAATGCAGCAGCAAATATATCATAAGGCAATGCACTTTTTGTACCCGTTACAAAGAAGCATTTTGTATTTAACCAGGGCTGTACATTTATCTCCATATCAGAAATACCTTGTTCAAAAAGTACTTCTTGACTTTTAATATGTATTTCTTTTCCTAAGGGTTTATTTGTGTATGATAATTTTAAGCTATCATGTACAATAAACTCATCTACAGCTGTGGTAAATTTAACCGGAATCCCCAGTATTGCCGTACATATATGCTTAAAAGTATAACGTAAACGAGGGGTAATTTTATGAGTATAAACTAAAAGCATAAACGAGTTCTAGAAGGCAAGTTCTGTATTTTTCTTAGAAAGCCGAAAGAATTATAATAAACCTTCATCAGCGAAGCTAAAATAGGCTTTTTCGGTAATGATTAAATGATCAAGAACCTTTATATCTAAGCTTTGGGAAGCATTTTTTAATTTTTCTGTGATATTTTTATCTGCCTGGCTGGGTTTCAAGGCGCCTGATGGATGGTTGTGCGCTAGAATAATCGAGACCGCCCCTGTTTCTAGTGCTTTCTTAAATACCAGACGTACATCTACTAAAGTGCCGGTCATACCGCCTTTACTTAACTGATGCATACTAAGTACTTTATTAGCGTTATTTAAGTATAGAATCCAAAATTCTTCATGCTCAAGCTCCCCTAATACAGGTTGAAGCAATTCAAAAACAGAGTGGCTTCCTGAAATTTTCTTTACCTCAGCTACATCTTCTAAGCGTCTGCGACGACCCAACTCTAAAGCCGCTGCAATTGTCACACCTTTAGCTTCGCCAATACCTTTAAATTTTAGGAGTTGATCTATACTTAACTTGCCTAAAGCATTTAAATTATTATCTACAGAAGCTAAAATTCGTTTACTTAAAGCTACCGCACTTTCATTGCGACTACCAGATCCTATGAGTATAGCTACCAATTCTGCATCTGTTAAAGCATCTTTGCCCTTGCTGAGTAGTTTTTCTCGAGGACGATCATCTAAGGACCACTTTTTTATTGAAAATGAATCTAAATCTTCTGACATACAATCGTTATTTTCAATATAAAATTAGAAGAGTAATTACTTTTAAATGCCTAAGCATCAGTTAAATTATAATATATAAATTTATAAAATGTAATTCTACGATAACTCGTAAAAAAATAAAATATGGAAAGTCTATTTCAGGCAAATACACACATTACTATACTTAAACGTTTAGAATCTTTAAGTCCTAGTTCTACTGCTTCGTGGGGTAAAATGAATGTGAGCCAAATGCTTAATCACTGTCAAAAACCACTAGAAATCCCTCTTTACAATAGAGATTTTAATTTAAAATCTAACTTTTTAATTAAGCTCCTCTTCAAAAAATCGATGTATGATGATTCAAAAATTAGAAAAAATCTCCCCACTTCTAAAGCTTTTAAAATAATTGAACCTAAAGATTTTATAACCGAAAAAACTCAACTTAAAAAATTGATTGAAGATTTTTATGAGCTTCGTTCAAAAGAATCTTTTCAGCCGCATCCTGTTTTTGGTAACTTTACTACTTCACAATGGGGTCAGATGCAATACAAACATCTAGATCACCATTTTACACAATTTGGAGTATGAGTTTATATCCACCCCCGCACCACCAGGAATCTGGTTTTGCAAACGCAGTTAAAACACTACAGACTTTCCCACTGGCATTATTAATCACAACACAAAATGATGTCCCCCTCCTCACTCATTTACCACTAATTTACAAGGCAGACAATAATCTGGGTAAACTAGTAGGCCATATAGATAACAATAATCCGCAACTTCAACACTTAAAGCCAGGTGCAGATGTAACCCTTGTTTTTAATGGACCAGACAGCTATATATCTCCAGCTATCTATACCACTCGTCAGCTACCTACTTGGAATTATATTAAGGTTCATTTAGAAGGAAAAATTATACGTCATCAAAATATCGACGAATTAAAAAATACAATGGTAGAACTTACGCATACTCTTGAAGGTGATCAACAACGTTTTGTTTTAGATAAAGATGATTCTAGAATGGATGCCTTTGTTAACTATGTAACGGGTTTTGAAATAGAAATAACGAATTGGGAAGGAAAATTTAAACTTTCACAAGACAAATTAAAAAAAGACCAGGAGAAAGCAAAATTGGCATTAAAAGACAGTTACTCCGCTATTATGAGTGATTATATAGATTTTGTATATGAACAACATATCTCCAAAATCTAGGCCTTATTTCAAGAAAAAAGAACAGTTAAACAGTTTCTAAAAACACACTTCATCGAAATTTTTAACCTTTTAAGGTACTTTTACTAGTTTAGTATAAATAATTATTTACATAAATATCTGTTGATTAATATTTGCAGAACCATTCGTCGACACTTAAATGTAACTCACCTTTAGCAATATCCACTTAGGCTAACTGTATATGATTTCCTACAAGTTATTAATAGTTTTACATTAGAAATGAGATCTTTTACCCCTCAGAATATTAGTATTGTTAATACGAAAACCGGGAATTATGCGAATATCTAAAGAAAGTTTATACAATCCTTTTTTTGTAGTCTTTACCTCTGTTTTCTTATCTACACTAACATTTACGCTAGTCTTCTCATATACAGCCTGGGAAGACTTTTGGATAGGCTTTTGGATGAGCGCTATAATTCCGTTTGTAGTATCCTGCCCAATAGCAATAATTATGAATCGTTATTTTAAACGACTAGACCTTCAAAAACAAAAATTAGAAAAATTAGATTCTACTAATAAAAAATTATTTGCACTTATCTCTCATGATGTGCGCACTCCTTTAAATAATCTTAAAACGGTTATAGAATTATTTAACAATAATAGTATAGATATAGAAGAAAGTAAATCACTTTTAAATGATCTTTCAGGAAGATTAGATAACGTAACGCTGTTTCTAGATGGTTTATTAGATTGGTCAAAAAAACAGACCCAGGATAAACAAATTGAAAAAACACCTTTTCAAAGTGCAGATTTAATAAAATCTATTCTAAGACTTATGCAACCTCAGGCTCAGGATAAAAATATTGAAATAGTAACTCAAAATATAAATGCTAAAATATATGCTGATATAGACAGTTACTCATTTGTACTTAGAAATCTAATTCACAATGCAATAAAATTTACACCTTCAAATGGGGTTATCACCATTAACACCTATGTAGAAGATAATTTTGTTTATACAACAGTCACAGATACCGGCCTGGGAATTTCTCCCAAAGTGATAGAGAAGATTATGAATGGTGAAAATTGGTTTACAACCCCGGGCACTTTTAATGAATTAGGATCTGGTTTTGGCTTAAAAACCTGTATGTTTTATTTAGAAAAAAATAAAGGATCATTAAGCATCAAAAGCGAAGTTGGCGCTGGTAGCACACTTACCTT
The sequence above is a segment of the Leeuwenhoekiella sp. MAR_2009_132 genome. Coding sequences within it:
- a CDS encoding DUF1569 domain-containing protein, which produces MESLFQANTHITILKRLESLSPSSTASWGKMNVSQMLNHCQKPLEIPLYNRDFNLKSNFLIKLLFKKSMYDDSKIRKNLPTSKAFKIIEPKDFITEKTQLKKLIEDFYELRSKESFQPHPVFGNFTTSQWGQMQYKHLDHHFTQFGV
- the radC gene encoding RadC family protein: MSEDLDSFSIKKWSLDDRPREKLLSKGKDALTDAELVAILIGSGSRNESAVALSKRILASVDNNLNALGKLSIDQLLKFKGIGEAKGVTIAAALELGRRRRLEDVAEVKKISGSHSVFELLQPVLGELEHEEFWILYLNNANKVLSMHQLSKGGMTGTLVDVRLVFKKALETGAVSIILAHNHPSGALKPSQADKNITEKLKNASQSLDIKVLDHLIITEKAYFSFADEGLL
- a CDS encoding sensor histidine kinase produces the protein MRISKESLYNPFFVVFTSVFLSTLTFTLVFSYTAWEDFWIGFWMSAIIPFVVSCPIAIIMNRYFKRLDLQKQKLEKLDSTNKKLFALISHDVRTPLNNLKTVIELFNNNSIDIEESKSLLNDLSGRLDNVTLFLDGLLDWSKKQTQDKQIEKTPFQSADLIKSILRLMQPQAQDKNIEIVTQNINAKIYADIDSYSFVLRNLIHNAIKFTPSNGVITINTYVEDNFVYTTVTDTGLGISPKVIEKIMNGENWFTTPGTFNELGSGFGLKTCMFYLEKNKGSLSIKSEVGAGSTLTFRLPKARD
- a CDS encoding FMN-binding negative transcriptional regulator, coding for MSLYPPPHHQESGFANAVKTLQTFPLALLITTQNDVPLLTHLPLIYKADNNLGKLVGHIDNNNPQLQHLKPGADVTLVFNGPDSYISPAIYTTRQLPTWNYIKVHLEGKIIRHQNIDELKNTMVELTHTLEGDQQRFVLDKDDSRMDAFVNYVTGFEIEITNWEGKFKLSQDKLKKDQEKAKLALKDSYSAIMSDYIDFVYEQHISKI